From the genome of Eublepharis macularius isolate TG4126 chromosome 12, MPM_Emac_v1.0, whole genome shotgun sequence, one region includes:
- the LOC129339340 gene encoding olfactory receptor 14C36-like, protein MVNETAVTEFLLMGFSDVRELQVLFVAVFLCIYLAALMGNILLILTVAQNQSLHSPMYFFLANLSLSDVCYISVTVPKSMAISVTNNKRISFSGCVSQIFLVITCAGAELTFLSVMAYDRYVAICHPLQYMIIMNWNACVQMAAASWIFSLMNAVLHTANTFRLHFCTSDIKQYFCDIPQLLMISCTDTTANVEVLLIETIIVGSFCFVYILASYVFIFSAVFKIPSARARYKAFSTCVPHLTVFSLFLSTSVFSYFRPKSLSSPAVDLLAAVLYTVLPPLLNPIIYSLRNKEMQMAMQKMSKKLFGFHLMI, encoded by the coding sequence ATGGTAAATGAAACAGCTGTCACAGAATTCTTACTTATGGGATTTTCTGATGTCCGTGAACTACAGGTGTTGTTTGTTGCAGTGTTCCTCTGCATTTACTTGGCAGCCCTGATGGGGAACATCCTTCTCATCCTGACTGTGGCCCAGAATCAGTCCCTTCACagccccatgtatttcttccttgcCAACCTCTCCTTATCAGATGTTTGTTATATTTCTGTCACTGTCCCCAAATCCATGGCCATTTCAGTGACAAACAACAAACGGATTTCTTTCTCTGGGTGCGTCAGCCAAATTTTTTTAGTTATCACATGTGCAGGTGCTGAGTTGACTTTTCTCTCTGTCATGGCTTATGACCGTTATGTAGCCATTTGTCATCCTCTTCAATACATGATCATCATGAACTGGAATGCCTGCGTCCAAATGGCAGCAGCTTCTTGGATCTTTAGCCTAATGAATGCTGTTCTGCACACTGCAAACACATTCAGGTTACATTTTTGTACTTCTGATATTAAACAATATTTCTGTGATATCCCTCAATTATTAATGATATCTTGCACTGATACAACAGCCAATGTGGAGGTTCTTCTAATTGAAACAATTATTGTTGGCTCATTTTGCTTTGTTTATATCTTAGCTTCATATGTTTTCATCTTCTCTGCAGTGTTTAAAATTCCTTCAGCCCGGGCCAGATACAAAGCCTTTTCTACCTGCGTTCCACACTTGACTGTGTTTTCCTTGTTTCTTTCTACTTCTGTGTTTTCTTACTTCAGACCTAAATCTTTATCTTCACCAGCGGTGGACCTTCTGGCAGCTGTACTGTACACTGTTTTGCCCCCACTCCTGAATCCTATTATTTATAGCCTGAGAAACAAAGAGATGCAAATGGCCATGCAGAAAATGTCAAAGAAGCTGTTTGGATTTCACTTGATGATCTGA
- the LOC129339341 gene encoding olfactory receptor 14C36-like encodes MVNETAVREFLLMGFSDARELQILHFVVFLSIYLAALMGNFLLILTVAQNHSLHSPMYFFLANLSLSDVCYISVTVPKSMAISVTNNKRISFSGCVSQIFLVITCAGAELTFLSVMAYDRYVAICHPLQYTVIMNWNACVQMAAASWISSLMNAALHTANTFRLHFCTSNIKQYFCDIRQLFMISCTDTTASVVIMLVETLIVGSFFFVYILASYVFIFSAVFKIPSARARYKAFSTCIPHLTVFSLFLSTSVFSYFRPKSLSSPVVDLLAAVLYTVLPPLLNPIIYSLRNKEMQMAMQKMSKKLFGFHLMI; translated from the coding sequence ATGGTAAATGAAACAGCTGTCAGAGAATTCTTACTTATGGGATTTTCTGATGCCCGAGAATTACAGATTTTACATTTTGTGGTGTTTCTTTCTATTTACTTGGCAGCCCTGATGGGGAACTTCCTTCTCATTCTGACTGTGGCCCAGAATCACTCCCTTCACagccccatgtatttcttccttgcCAACCTCTCCTTATCAGATGTTTGTTATATTTCTGTCACTGTCCCCAAATCCATGGCCATTTCAGTGACAAACAACAAACGGATTTCTTTCTCTGGGTGCGTCAGCCAAATTTTTTTAGTTATCACATGTGCAGGTGCTGAGTTGACTTTTCTCTCTGTCATGGCTTATGACCGCTATGTAGCCATTTGTCATCCTCTTCAATACACAGTCATCATGAACTGGAATGCCTGCGTCCAAATGGCAGCAGCTTCTTGGATCAGCAGCCTGATGAATGCTGCTCTGCACACTGCAAACACATTCAGGTTACATTTTTGTACTTCTAATATTAAACAATATTTCTGTGATATTCGCCAATTATTCATGATTTCTTGCACTGACAcaacagccagtgtggtgatTATGCTTGTTGAAACACTTATTGTTGGctcatttttctttgtttatatctTAGCTTCATATGTTTTCATCTTCTCTGCAGTGTTTAAAATTCCTTCAGCCCGGGCCAGATACAAAGCCTTTTCTACCTGCATTCCACACTTGACTGTGTTTTCCTTGTTTCTTTCTACTTCTGTGTTTTCTTACTTCAGACCTAAATCTTTATCTTCACCAGTGGTGGACCTTCTGGCAGCTGTACTGTACACTGTTTTGCCCCCACTCCTGAATCCTATTATTTATAGCCTGAGAAACAAAGAGATGCAAATGGCCATGCAGAAAATGTCAAAGAAGCTGTTTGGATTTCACTTGATGATCTGA